A region of the Cytobacillus luteolus genome:
GGTGTTTTCTTCCCAGTTGGGATACTAGTTTCTAAGGTATTGAAGATTGATTTTTTCGCCAAAAATAACCCACTATCCACTTTAGGTGGATTACTTGGTGCACTACAACTGTTTTTTGCTCCATTGCTTATCATGGTTGGATTTCAACACTATGAATGGGTTCCTTTTGTAGTAGGCGTGTTAACAGGGGCTCACTTTCTACCATTTATGTGGCTCTATGATAGTAAAGCCATGCTATTCCAAACCATTGTTACTGTTTTAGTATCTACACTAGTTGGATTACTATTTATCGAATCTGCTCTTACGCTAGTTCCTTTCTCACTAATGCTGGTTTATTTTATTACAGCCATGTTAATTAGAAAGGAAGTTGCAACTCTAAAAATACAAGCAGAACCATCTATAGCAGGATAAATAAAGATATTTCTGAAAAAAAGTGCCCGTCACAATAAGAGTGTGTAGAAAGGAGTGGTGTTTTGAAGCGGAAAAAAAGCATAATTATAATAGCCATTCCAATTCTTTTAGTTTTGATTTTTGCACTAACATACATCCCTCACAAGGTCGTGAATATAGAGGCATCTAACGTTTCGAAGATAATAGTTTTCGATGGGAACACAGGGTACGAAATGGAGATTACTGAAGAAAAAAAGATAGAGCATATAATCAATAATCTTAACGAAGTAACTTTTCAAAAAGGGAAGTCTTCATTTGGGTATATGGGTTATAGTTTTAACACAACCATTATTGATAAAAAAGGCAAAACTATTAAAGAGTTAATCATTAACTCAAATAACACAATAAGATACAGAGGTTTTTTCTACAAATCAGTAGATAATCCAATTGACTATGATTATATAGAAGAGTTAGTGCGAAAATGAGTTAATTATATGAATTGGAGAAAGTATCCTTTTAGATTCTAAAAGGATGATACGAGAATTAGAATAAAGTGTCTGTTACTTATCAAGTGACCGGCACTTTTTTTTATATGTTCCTATTCTTTTGCTAGGCTAGTTTATAATAATGGATAATAGACTCATAGTTTAATAGGAGAGTGCCTAGGGGACGGAGGTAAAGGCTTGGAAGGAAATCGTAGTAAGCTTAGTGGAGGATTTCACAACGATGTTTTTTTAATCGAAGGGGAAGACATAGTAGAGAGAATATCTGAATCAGGAAAAACAGAGGATATGGTTTTACAAGAGTTAGAGTGGATGAATTTCTTGTATGAAAGAGGGGTGGCTCTTCCTAAGCCACACATGCCTTTAATAGTAGAAGAAGGAAGAGTAAGGGCGTATTTTCAATATATTCGTGGTGAGCATATAGATGTAACGAACAAAGCACATTGGAATGTAACTACATTTAAACAACTTGGTAGAATTCTAGGGAAGATGCATTCTTTATCCAAAGAGTTTGAGATAGATAAGAAACATCGTCCAGTATGGACTGTTGAAAACCCAGATGTTTTTGGAATTAGAGAAAATCTGAGTCCTTGGATGGCTGAGAAGTACGATAGATTAATGGAGAGTTTAAATACATATGTTTGTACACCAGATACCTTTGGGCTAATTCATAATGACTTTCATCAAGGGAACGTAATGATCAATAAGGAAGGTAGACTCGTGACCATTGATTTTGATGAATGTTCTTTTAATTGGTTTGCCCAAGACATTGGGGTCATTTTCTATCATGCGTACTGGCAGCACAGCTCTTTCAATGGAGAGGCCGATACTTTTTCTAAGACATTTCTTGAGCATTTCTTTTTGGGATATCAAGAAGAAAATAACCTTCATAAGGATGTCATTAAGCAAATACCTACTTTTCTAAAATTACGAGAAATATTTTTGTATCAACTGTTCCATAAAAAGTGGGATATGGAAAACTTAGAGGAATGGCAAAGGTACACTATCCATGACTTAGAATACAAAATTACACATGACGTACCTTATGGAGGTATGACGGATTTTTAACACTATTATCATAAAGTGCCTGTCACTTGTCGTGTATGCACATGAACAATAATTTTCACTACAACCAACTTAATCAAACGCTTGATGAATCGACTTCAACCCAAGTCTGGCAACGGGTTGGAAAAAACAAATAAACGTTTGTTTGACTTTCGAACATAAAAAAGTAACCAGTAAGTAAGGGCGATTCCGATCGTCCGAGACCCGTGGTTCGAGTTGAAGTCCGAATCCAGGGTCATTTCAGACTTCGATTTTGTGGTTGTTCGAGTTGAAGTCCGAAAACACGCCTCATTCAGACTTTGATATCAGAATACAAAGCTCTTTTTCACTGGTCCCGGAGTCGCCCCTATTTTTTTCTTCCCACTCAAAGATCTTGGTGAAAGTAGCTCAGGCTACTTGACTATCATTAAATAAAAAGGGTTCTTACAAGAGATGGGGGCAGGCAATTTTCTATAAAAAAGAGAACATGGTCTTGGACGGAGCCCATATATTTCCTGTTTTTTTACCAATTGTTTTTGTATATAAAAATACCATTCAGGGCCGATTTTCGTTAAAATAAACATTGGCGATTATTACATTAGTTTTTCACAATATAAATGCCAAACGTATTTGTGTTTAATAATAAGTTAGTAAGCATGATATAGGGTATATCTTTTGAATTGTATCCATAGTGAGAGGATTTGAGTTTGATATGATAGATAATTTTTGGCGTGATTTACCACGACCATTTTTTGTACTTGCACCAATGGAAGATGTGACAGATGTTGTTTTTCGTCATGTAGTAGCTGAAGCCGGTCGTCCGGATGTGTTTTTCACTGAGTTTACAAATTCGGATAGTTATTGTCACCCAGAGGGTATGAAAAGTGTGCGTGGCCGATTGATTTTTACAGAAGATGAACAGCCAATGGTGGCACATATTTGGGGCGATAATCCCGAAAATTTCCGTCAAATGAGTATTGGTATGGCAGAACTAGGATTTAAAGGCATTGATATTAATATGGGCTGCCCTGTACCGAATGTGGCATCAAGAGGGAAAGGAAGTGGCCTTATTCTCCGTCCAGATGTGGCAGCAGAACTTATTCAAGCAGCAAAAGCGGGTGGACTGCCTGTCAGCGTGAAAACACGACTTGGCTTTAAGGAAGTAAGCGAGTGGGAGGCGTGGCTTACCCATATTTTACAACAGGATATTGCGAACCTTTCTATTCATTTACGTACTAGAAAGGAAATGAGCGAAGTAGATGCGCATTGGGAGCTAATTCCGGAAATCAAAAAATTACGTGACCGTATCGCACCTAATACGCTGCTCACAATTAATGGAGATATTCCTGACCGTCAAATTGGCCTTCAGCTTGCTGAACAATATGGTATTGATGGTGTTATGATTGGGAGAGGTATTTTTAAAAATCCATTTGCTTTTGAAAAAGAGCCCAAAGAGCATAGCAGTAAAGAATATCTTGATCTTTTAAGACTACAGCTTGATCTTCAAGATCAATATGCAGAAGTACTGCCACGTTCAATCACAGGGCTTCATCGCTTTTTCAAAATATATGTCAAAGGATTCCCTGGAGCGGCGGAATTAAGAAATCAATTGATGAACACGAAATCAACAGATGAAGTGCGTGCAATGCTTGATAACTTTCAAAAAGAATGTTAGGAGAAACAGAAACATGGGGACGGTCCTCATGTTTCTTTCGTTTCGCTAAACGAAGCAAACACTAGGACCGTCCCCGTGTTTTCCTAGTAAGGAAATAAAAAAAGTTTATCTAATGGGAACCAATTGTTGATTCAAAATCCTCTAATATATGTAAAACCTAAAAAAATTAAAAGTTTTTGATAACAGAGTAGGGGGTGAAGTAGTGGATAGTCAGATTGAATTGGATGTTATAAAAGCCCAGCAAGGTGATAAGGAAGCGTTTTGTCGCCTCATTAAAGAGATAGAGCCGAACCTTTATCGGATCGCTTCTTCCATCATGAGGTCAGAAGATGAATGTTTGGATGCTGCTCAAGAGGCTGTTATAAAAGCATATTTGTCCATTGAACAGCTCAAACAGCCACAGTTTTTTAAAACATGGATTACAAGGATATTAATAAGAGAATGTACCCGGTTACTGAAGAATCGAAATAAAATTATACCTATGAATACAATCGATATACTAGAGTCGCAGAATGAATCAAATTTAGAAGATAATTTTGAACTAAAAGAAGCTATTAGTAAATTAGAGAAGGATTACCGTATAGTTATTACTCTCTTTTATATTCAAGATTTATCTGTTAAAGAAATATCTGAAATAATAGAACAGCCCGAAGGAACAGTTAAATCTAGGTTAAGTCGTGCAAGGAAAAAATTGGCACAATTGTTAGAAGACAACATTCAAGTAGGGGGTATTAGATATGAACAAATTTAAATTGGACGAAGAAATAAAAAGTTTCGCAAACAAGGAAAAAACGAAGGACGTTCCATCTTTTTTCAGCAACGGCATTGATGATGCTTTATCAAAATTGCCTGAGCGAGCGATAGTGACAAAGAAAGAAAGAACTAAGAAGAAATGGGGCTGGCTATATGCAGTGGCGGCAACTGGAGTCCTTACTACAGGTATCTTAGGCTCTGGATTTGCTTCTCCAGCCATGGCTGAACTATTAACAAAAGTACCTGGACTAGGATATATATACCAAGCTACATACGAAGATGTATCTAGCCAGAAACCTATTCCAAACACAATATCAGGTTCACAATTCAGTTTTGGAGAAAAAGGTCCGTTTAATTCTGAAAACATTGAGGTAAAGACCTTTTCAGGATATACAGATCAACTCAAGAACTACATTAACTTCCAAATACCCGAACTAAGTCGAGAGAATGGTGAAGTATTCGTTAAGGTAGATAAATTTGGTGAAGGTCAATATGAAATTACAGCGTTTGGAGAAGTCGATAAAGAACCTGTCACTCTAGCTGTTATTCCTAATCCATTGAATCTTCCTACATTTGAAGGCTCAAGTATTGGACCTGTTGTTAAGGAGAATGTAGATATTCATGGCATCAAAGCCGATGTCCTTACTTATCAATTTAGTGAAACAGATGAAACCAACCAGACAAGTTACGTGGTATGGAAACGAGATGAAACGCTGTACATTTTAGCTAGTGCACTTACTAGTGATAAGCTAGTTGATTTTGCCAAAAAAGTTGACAATCAAGCCATAGCCATACAGCAAAAACAATAAACTCTTCCGTGTAGCAACGTATAGGTGCAACTATTTAAAAGTTGAATCAGCTCCCTTTGATAAACATGGGCCTTAGAAGCGATTCTAGAGGCCCGT
Encoded here:
- a CDS encoding sigma-70 family RNA polymerase sigma factor gives rise to the protein MDSQIELDVIKAQQGDKEAFCRLIKEIEPNLYRIASSIMRSEDECLDAAQEAVIKAYLSIEQLKQPQFFKTWITRILIRECTRLLKNRNKIIPMNTIDILESQNESNLEDNFELKEAISKLEKDYRIVITLFYIQDLSVKEISEIIEQPEGTVKSRLSRARKKLAQLLEDNIQVGGIRYEQI
- a CDS encoding DUF7010 family protein; this translates as MDLQSLKREYALSTNKGIAMFYGGMLIWLILGLVSFVLPKELNAYIYLGATGVFFPVGILVSKVLKIDFFAKNNPLSTLGGLLGALQLFFAPLLIMVGFQHYEWVPFVVGVLTGAHFLPFMWLYDSKAMLFQTIVTVLVSTLVGLLFIESALTLVPFSLMLVYFITAMLIRKEVATLKIQAEPSIAG
- a CDS encoding phosphotransferase enzyme family protein; translated protein: MEGNRSKLSGGFHNDVFLIEGEDIVERISESGKTEDMVLQELEWMNFLYERGVALPKPHMPLIVEEGRVRAYFQYIRGEHIDVTNKAHWNVTTFKQLGRILGKMHSLSKEFEIDKKHRPVWTVENPDVFGIRENLSPWMAEKYDRLMESLNTYVCTPDTFGLIHNDFHQGNVMINKEGRLVTIDFDECSFNWFAQDIGVIFYHAYWQHSSFNGEADTFSKTFLEHFFLGYQEENNLHKDVIKQIPTFLKLREIFLYQLFHKKWDMENLEEWQRYTIHDLEYKITHDVPYGGMTDF
- a CDS encoding tRNA dihydrouridine synthase, which translates into the protein MIDNFWRDLPRPFFVLAPMEDVTDVVFRHVVAEAGRPDVFFTEFTNSDSYCHPEGMKSVRGRLIFTEDEQPMVAHIWGDNPENFRQMSIGMAELGFKGIDINMGCPVPNVASRGKGSGLILRPDVAAELIQAAKAGGLPVSVKTRLGFKEVSEWEAWLTHILQQDIANLSIHLRTRKEMSEVDAHWELIPEIKKLRDRIAPNTLLTINGDIPDRQIGLQLAEQYGIDGVMIGRGIFKNPFAFEKEPKEHSSKEYLDLLRLQLDLQDQYAEVLPRSITGLHRFFKIYVKGFPGAAELRNQLMNTKSTDEVRAMLDNFQKEC